The genomic DNA GTCGTCGCCAGTACCACCAAACTCAGCCGCACTCGTGAGGATAGTCAATCGCGGGTCGGAAATCAGACTCAAGACGGTCAGATTTACCAGCAGCCGACCAGCCGAGACATCTGGCGGCACGAAGCGGAGGTGGCTGGCTTAACTCCTGGCAAGCGAGTTTCTTATCGCGTCACCAGCCTGCGGGAAGATGGTACGAGCGTTAGCAGTGAAGTATTCACGCTCGCCCCCAAACCCACACCGGGGACATCACTGAAAATTTTGCTCACTTCCGACCACCAGCTCAAGCCGATGACATCTGCCAATCTTCAGAAGGTCGTTGAGACAGTCGGGCAAGTAGACGCTGTCTTCTTTGTCGGTGACTTAGTCAACATTCCCGACCGTGCCTCTGAGTGGTTTGATGATAATCGAGGGGGTGCCTTTTTTCCTTGCCTCCAAGGTCGCAGCAACTACGAACTTGAACACAACGGTGTCAAGACACTTTATCGGGGCGGACAGATAATTCAAAACGCGCCAATGTTCCCGGCGATTGGCAATCATGAGGTGATGGGGCGCTTCTCGATGGAGAGCAGTTTAAACGACCAGTTCGATGACGCTTATCCTCGCTGGGCTGCCCAAGAAATTCATGCCCAAAAGGCAGAGGCAAAAAAGGCAGAGGCAAAAAAGGCAGAGCAACTAAACCCCGGCGACAACACGAAGCGCAATTTCGGGTCTCTTCAACAGTTAAAAGATAATTCTTTTAATACCGATACTTACGAAGAAATTTTTAGTTTACCCGAAAGCAAAGAAGGTGGAAAAAAATATTACGCCGTCACCTTTGGTGATGTGCGGCTAGTAGTACTTTTCGCAACCAATACGTGGCGTTACTGGGGACTAGATGAGAAGACAAAGGGAAGATACCGCGAACGAGAAAAACACTTAAATAGCCCGGAAAAGTGGGGATATGGACAGCACATCTTCGAGCCAATTGCCAAGGGGAGCGAACAATATACCTGGCTCGAAAGAGAACTGAATAGCCCAGAATTTAAGCAAGCAAAGTATAAAGTCGTGATGTTTCATCACCCGCCGCATTCTCTAGGCGATAACATTGTCCCTCCTTATACCAATCCGGTGCAGATGATCGACCGAGATAAAAATGGCAATATTAAATCGGTGCGTTATCAGTACCCTAAAGAAGCAGATTACCTTATCCGAGATGTGGAGCCACTGCTAGAGGCTGCTAATGTGCAGTTAGTATTTTATGGACACTCGCACCTGTGGAATCGCTTTGTCAGTTCTAGCGGGATGCACTTTTTAGAAACCTCGAATATAGGCAACTCCTACGGTGCAGCGTTGGGCGAAAAGAAGAGACCTGTACCCAAAGAGTATCAAGAGAATGAGGCCGTAACAGGCGATCCAAATGGGTTGGAGGCAGTAGTACCGACCATTACGCCGCTGATAAGTGAAAATGGGAAGCCATTGCCGTATGTGGCGAGTAATGAGATTACGGCATTTAGTATCTTCAACACGGGAACGGGTACGGTGAGCAGTTACCGTTTTGATACACGAAAACCGGACTCAGAGGTGGTAAAGTTTGATGAATTTAAGCTGAAATAGAGGAAATTTAGCTGCCGATTTATCGAGTTGGCAATGAACGCGATCGCTCAATCATTCTAAAAAGTTATTATTTCACCATTTTGCAAGCATGAATTGGCTAAAATTAGGTGAAAAAATCTCCTTTACAGTTACTCTTATAGCAATCCGATATGAGTTGTGAGATGCCAGCGGTTTTGATTCCCGACTTCAAGCGAGAAGTCGGGGATTTCGCCTTCACAATCATTGAAGAGATAGCACAACTTAACTATCTCGAATTGAAGGAGCCATTGCCAAAGTTTCTGCTGCTTTTTGCAT from Coleofasciculus sp. FACHB-1120 includes the following:
- a CDS encoding metallophosphoesterase, with product MLRLLTSRSLLTAAIFLAVASLTLIIVLFTKQPVMTSQPQLLTDPFLQLPTKTSVRVVWFTEFAGEHRVAYGENLAHSVVASTTKLSRTREDSQSRVGNQTQDGQIYQQPTSRDIWRHEAEVAGLTPGKRVSYRVTSLREDGTSVSSEVFTLAPKPTPGTSLKILLTSDHQLKPMTSANLQKVVETVGQVDAVFFVGDLVNIPDRASEWFDDNRGGAFFPCLQGRSNYELEHNGVKTLYRGGQIIQNAPMFPAIGNHEVMGRFSMESSLNDQFDDAYPRWAAQEIHAQKAEAKKAEAKKAEQLNPGDNTKRNFGSLQQLKDNSFNTDTYEEIFSLPESKEGGKKYYAVTFGDVRLVVLFATNTWRYWGLDEKTKGRYREREKHLNSPEKWGYGQHIFEPIAKGSEQYTWLERELNSPEFKQAKYKVVMFHHPPHSLGDNIVPPYTNPVQMIDRDKNGNIKSVRYQYPKEADYLIRDVEPLLEAANVQLVFYGHSHLWNRFVSSSGMHFLETSNIGNSYGAALGEKKRPVPKEYQENEAVTGDPNGLEAVVPTITPLISENGKPLPYVASNEITAFSIFNTGTGTVSSYRFDTRKPDSEVVKFDEFKLK